From a region of the Neobacillus niacini genome:
- a CDS encoding carbon-nitrogen hydrolase family protein, whose translation MYTNQNVRVAVIQAASVIMDRDASIEKAVSLIKQAGEKGAKIVVFPEAFIPAYPRGLSFGTIIGSRTEDGRKDWYRYWENSIPVPGEATEQLGTAAREAGVYVVMGVIERDSEFSGGTLYCSVIFIGPDGSLLGKHRKLKPTAAERIVWGEGDGSTLPVFDTPYGKIGALICWENYMPLARAAMYAQGVQLYIAPTADGRESWQSTIRHIAMEGRCFVLSSNQYVTKDMYPKDLACYNDLVSSPDVMSNGGSAIVGPLGDYVAEPVWGKEEIIVADLDMKLIAYSQFDFDSVGHYSRPDVFKLLVNKKKQESTIWMK comes from the coding sequence GTGTATACAAATCAGAATGTCAGGGTGGCGGTTATTCAAGCTGCATCCGTTATTATGGATCGCGATGCTTCGATTGAAAAAGCAGTTAGCTTAATAAAACAAGCGGGAGAAAAGGGTGCTAAAATAGTTGTTTTTCCGGAGGCTTTTATTCCTGCCTATCCTAGAGGGTTATCCTTTGGAACCATTATTGGAAGCCGAACGGAAGATGGAAGAAAGGATTGGTACAGGTATTGGGAAAACTCGATTCCTGTTCCTGGTGAAGCAACAGAACAACTTGGGACAGCAGCACGTGAAGCTGGCGTTTATGTTGTTATGGGCGTAATCGAGCGAGATAGTGAATTTAGTGGTGGTACTCTGTACTGTTCTGTTATTTTTATCGGACCTGATGGCTCTCTTTTAGGAAAACATCGCAAATTAAAACCAACTGCAGCTGAACGAATCGTCTGGGGTGAGGGTGATGGCAGTACGTTACCCGTATTTGATACTCCATACGGGAAAATTGGGGCTTTGATTTGCTGGGAGAACTATATGCCTCTAGCTAGGGCAGCAATGTATGCACAAGGTGTCCAGTTGTATATTGCACCTACTGCAGATGGAAGGGAATCTTGGCAGTCGACCATTCGTCACATCGCAATGGAAGGCAGATGCTTTGTATTATCCTCTAATCAATATGTAACCAAGGATATGTATCCTAAGGATTTAGCTTGTTATAATGACCTTGTTTCATCTCCAGATGTGATGAGTAACGGTGGAAGTGCCATCGTTGGACCACTTGGAGATTATGTTGCGGAGCCTGTATGGGGAAAAGAAGAGATCATCGTTGCAGACCTGGATATGAAACTGATAGCCTATAGTCAATTTGACTTTGATTCTGTTGGTCATTATTCAAGACCGGATGTTTTTAAATTATTAGTAAACAAAAAAAAGCAGGAAAGTACAATTTGGATGAAATGA
- a CDS encoding vanadium-dependent haloperoxidase — MKKQLFVTSIFGLILIFLMAGCNKENLKADTQKEEQPKEVKGLGWEHDNPASPTAGEWKPVDLPDGSKYTLDPPPANNSDITKADLEELRKLAENRTEEDIKIIQRWASEIIGPNTRWMAITEEMLKKYSLSPPEAARVHQIVSGAIYTASVAAFHEKYRYLRPRPTHLDSSITLIDNFEVPAHPAYPSAHATTGSAASTVLSYIFPNDKEIFIDMSKESDLSRKLAGVHYESDNIAGRKLGTQIAEDIIEGLKDDRAPLFYDEQHSGNSGH; from the coding sequence ATGAAAAAACAACTATTCGTTACTAGTATTTTCGGATTAATTTTAATTTTTCTGATGGCTGGATGTAATAAAGAGAACTTAAAAGCGGATACCCAAAAAGAAGAACAACCGAAAGAAGTAAAGGGGTTGGGTTGGGAACATGACAATCCCGCTTCTCCTACAGCAGGTGAATGGAAACCAGTTGATTTACCAGATGGAAGTAAGTATACATTAGACCCACCACCAGCGAATAACTCTGATATAACGAAAGCTGATTTGGAAGAATTACGAAAATTGGCAGAAAATCGAACAGAAGAAGATATTAAAATCATCCAACGGTGGGCAAGTGAAATTATTGGTCCAAATACGAGGTGGATGGCAATAACAGAAGAAATGTTAAAGAAATATAGTCTATCACCACCCGAAGCTGCCAGGGTTCACCAAATTGTTAGTGGTGCGATTTATACAGCTTCTGTTGCTGCCTTTCATGAGAAATATCGTTATCTGCGACCAAGACCAACACATCTTGATTCTAGCATAACATTAATTGATAATTTTGAAGTTCCTGCACATCCTGCCTATCCTTCCGCTCATGCGACAACAGGGTCTGCGGCCAGTACGGTTCTTTCCTATATCTTTCCTAATGACAAAGAAATATTCATTGATATGTCAAAAGAATCCGACCTTTCGAGGAAGCTCGCAGGTGTACATTATGAAAGTGATAATATAGCTGGCAGGAAACTAGGTACACAAATTGCGGAGGATATAATTGAGGGTTTAAAGGATGACCGGGCACCACTATTTTACGACGAACAGCATTCAGGAAATTCTGGACACTAA
- a CDS encoding thermonuclease family protein, which translates to MRRRTGGMAIIAAATCIAFYTMPSQKEETAPENSLQMTESKGSEVPIKLINIIDGDTIKVNVNGKMETVRYLLIDTPESKNPNTCVQFYAKEAFLRNSELVKSGKLTLEFEQGNMRDSYGRLLAYVFVDGESIQGTLLKEGYARVAFIMNPPYKYLETFRKEENLAKEGKINIWSRGNYVTNWGFNGCLREKQILGWIIK; encoded by the coding sequence ATGAGAAGACGAACGGGTGGTATGGCCATAATCGCCGCAGCTACATGTATTGCATTCTATACCATGCCTTCACAAAAAGAAGAAACTGCACCAGAGAACTCCCTGCAGATGACTGAAAGTAAAGGAAGTGAAGTTCCTATTAAGTTAATAAATATCATTGATGGCGATACCATTAAAGTGAATGTTAATGGAAAAATGGAAACGGTACGCTATTTATTGATAGATACACCAGAGTCGAAAAATCCAAATACGTGTGTCCAATTCTATGCAAAAGAAGCATTCTTACGGAATAGCGAGCTAGTGAAAAGCGGAAAGTTAACCTTGGAGTTTGAACAGGGAAACATGAGAGATTCCTACGGACGACTGTTAGCCTATGTTTTTGTCGATGGAGAATCCATTCAAGGAACGCTGCTGAAAGAGGGCTACGCACGAGTGGCTTTTATCATGAATCCACCCTATAAATACCTTGAAACCTTTAGGAAGGAGGAAAATCTAGCAAAAGAGGGGAAAATCAATATCTGGAGCAGAGGGAATTATGTGACAAACTGGGGATTTAATGGGTGTTTGCGTGAGAAACAAATATTGGGATGGATTATTAAATAA
- a CDS encoding pyridoxamine 5'-phosphate oxidase family protein, producing MGTVYSSILPKHEEFIRKQRIFFVGSAPLTADGHVNISPKGHDVLRIFSSNEVAYLDLTGSGNETSAHLKENGRITFMFLAFEGPPMILRLYGSGNVILPGTPEWTDMAKHFDILPGARQIIHAKIETVKTSCGFSVPFYSYDGERDTLQQWATNKSEHDLEEYHKKKNSISMDGIVTPIGERLANFNNGK from the coding sequence ATGGGAACTGTTTATTCATCGATACTTCCAAAACACGAAGAATTTATAAGAAAACAACGGATTTTTTTCGTTGGTTCAGCACCTTTAACAGCAGATGGTCATGTTAACATTTCACCAAAAGGTCATGATGTATTAAGAATTTTTTCCTCAAATGAGGTAGCTTATTTGGATTTAACTGGTAGTGGAAATGAAACAAGTGCACATTTAAAAGAAAACGGTAGAATTACTTTTATGTTTTTAGCTTTTGAAGGACCTCCCATGATTTTAAGGCTTTATGGCAGCGGTAATGTGATATTACCTGGCACACCAGAATGGACTGATATGGCAAAACATTTTGATATACTTCCTGGTGCTCGACAAATTATACATGCAAAGATTGAAACAGTAAAAACATCATGTGGATTTAGTGTACCGTTCTACTCATACGATGGTGAACGAGATACTCTTCAACAATGGGCTACCAATAAAAGTGAACATGACTTAGAGGAATATCATAAAAAGAAGAATTCTATAAGTATGGATGGGATAGTTACACCGATTGGAGAAAGGTTAGCCAACTTTAATAATGGTAAATAA
- a CDS encoding DnaD domain-containing protein, giving the protein MAKFRIVRNEFWKNPIVLEEMTPEDKLFYLYILTNPNTTQIGIYKITIGQISFELGFSKETVNSLMDRFTHHHKVIRYNPVTRELAIRSWGNDNLNKAGKPVMDCMISELKKVEDTSLIQYVSETIEKQEIRSLYRSFCDYEITVNDQEDINQDEDDTYLDFDLEEVDGVVSTRQIENQHQNAPFQDLENNLDIGNPMQQSQNDVKEIIEFWDANGFGFTNVSAKQQLLAWLDDSSFLQPKAMILKAMNIACANNKRRLSYVVGILKNWENESLLTIEEIDSYLENQKYVAKQKQSTQSVPSGRAIPPRFELDLTRGEE; this is encoded by the coding sequence ATGGCAAAGTTTAGAATCGTACGTAATGAATTTTGGAAGAACCCGATTGTTCTGGAAGAGATGACGCCAGAGGACAAGTTATTTTACCTTTACATCCTTACGAATCCAAATACGACTCAAATTGGAATCTATAAGATTACCATAGGACAAATATCATTTGAGTTAGGGTTTTCCAAGGAGACTGTTAATTCATTAATGGACCGTTTCACCCACCATCACAAGGTAATTCGTTACAATCCTGTGACGAGAGAACTCGCGATTAGAAGCTGGGGGAATGACAACCTGAATAAAGCAGGAAAACCAGTCATGGATTGTATGATAAGTGAATTAAAGAAAGTAGAGGATACCTCACTGATTCAATATGTGTCAGAAACGATTGAGAAACAGGAAATTCGTAGTTTGTATAGATCTTTTTGTGATTACGAAATAACGGTTAACGACCAGGAGGATATCAATCAAGATGAAGACGATACATATTTAGATTTTGACCTTGAAGAGGTTGATGGTGTGGTTTCTACTAGACAAATAGAAAACCAACATCAAAATGCTCCTTTTCAAGATTTAGAGAATAATTTAGACATCGGGAATCCCATGCAGCAGAGTCAAAACGATGTGAAAGAAATTATCGAGTTTTGGGATGCAAATGGATTTGGTTTTACAAATGTCAGTGCGAAACAGCAGCTATTAGCTTGGTTAGATGACTCTAGTTTTTTACAGCCGAAAGCGATGATTTTAAAAGCGATGAATATTGCCTGTGCCAATAACAAGCGAAGGCTGAGTTATGTCGTTGGAATTCTGAAAAACTGGGAAAATGAATCGTTACTGACCATTGAAGAAATTGATTCCTACCTTGAGAACCAAAAGTACGTTGCAAAACAAAAGCAATCAACACAAAGTGTTCCTTCCGGAAGAGCGATACCTCCTCGATTTGAACTTGATCTTACGAGAGGTGAAGAGTAA
- a CDS encoding uroporphyrinogen-III synthase translates to MSKGLTGKRVAIGASRKTDEISILIEKQGGVPIVRSLQGTVFLAEKEVGPNLNKIVNEGTDWAIFTTGIGVETLLDIAEKQWIKQQFINIIQQAKIASRGYKTLSTLKKLGINPDAVDEDGTTSSLIRTLERFDFTGKRVMVQLHGEKAPTLIKFLEEKGADVTLILPYQHIPPATENVATLCEELLEEKLDAICFTTAIQVRSLFNFARDKDCVDRLLTSFNRNILAVAVGKVTAEALREEGIKKMLVPEHERMGAMIIELSRYYRND, encoded by the coding sequence ATGTCAAAAGGACTTACGGGGAAACGGGTAGCTATCGGTGCATCCCGGAAAACGGATGAGATAAGTATACTTATTGAAAAACAGGGAGGAGTTCCAATTGTCCGATCGCTTCAAGGGACAGTATTTTTAGCGGAAAAAGAGGTCGGACCAAATCTGAATAAAATAGTAAATGAGGGTACAGATTGGGCTATTTTCACAACAGGGATCGGTGTGGAAACGTTGTTGGATATAGCAGAGAAACAGTGGATTAAACAGCAGTTTATAAACATCATCCAACAAGCCAAGATTGCTTCGCGAGGATATAAAACACTTTCGACTTTAAAAAAACTGGGAATAAATCCGGATGCCGTAGATGAAGATGGTACAACCAGTAGTTTAATTAGAACCTTGGAGAGGTTTGATTTTACCGGTAAAAGAGTCATGGTTCAGCTTCATGGTGAAAAAGCGCCGACCTTAATTAAATTCCTTGAAGAAAAGGGTGCAGATGTAACATTGATTCTCCCATACCAGCACATTCCTCCAGCTACAGAAAATGTTGCAACACTATGTGAAGAGCTGTTGGAGGAAAAGTTGGACGCAATTTGTTTTACTACTGCCATTCAAGTCCGTTCCCTTTTTAATTTTGCAAGGGATAAGGATTGTGTAGACAGGCTTTTAACTTCTTTTAATAGGAATATACTTGCGGTTGCAGTTGGAAAAGTTACTGCAGAGGCTTTAAGAGAAGAGGGAATTAAGAAAATGCTTGTCCCTGAACACGAAAGAATGGGAGCGATGATTATAGAGCTATCACGATACTATCGTAATGATTAA
- a CDS encoding YfmQ family protein, with amino-acid sequence MTWTIALSVLLGIVIKMVMSPPSAVVEWIFSRFALHQKLNSKDVTVTYIEKHLEEEEKIRLIENFNEATFLKQYDIFPGKEKLFLHPETNVTPYVINVKRGKKDRKIFVYCLADYVYVVKQYNKKVVAYDLRSDYLQKFTLSTKVITKDVI; translated from the coding sequence ATGACATGGACTATTGCACTTTCGGTATTGCTTGGAATTGTGATTAAAATGGTAATGAGTCCTCCAAGTGCAGTTGTGGAATGGATTTTTAGTAGATTTGCACTTCATCAAAAACTTAATTCAAAAGATGTAACTGTAACTTATATTGAAAAGCACTTAGAAGAGGAAGAAAAAATTCGATTGATTGAAAATTTTAATGAAGCTACTTTTTTAAAACAATATGATATCTTTCCAGGCAAAGAAAAATTATTTCTACATCCAGAGACAAATGTTACTCCATATGTTATCAATGTAAAAAGAGGGAAAAAAGATAGAAAGATCTTTGTATATTGTTTGGCTGATTACGTTTATGTAGTCAAGCAGTACAACAAGAAAGTAGTGGCTTATGATCTTAGGTCTGATTATCTACAAAAATTCACTTTGTCTACCAAGGTTATCACTAAAGATGTAATATAA
- a CDS encoding replicative DNA helicase — MSIAEKAFLGSLMKAEYLLKDTVIQPEQLESTRHKDIMRRMLELTHAGKNIDLITFTTLPDLDALGGMSYLSELLSYADLEKFDGMEKLILDLWKEREKRNILTIASMNDWEIAKVMGELDNINQARMDDHTSLQQALSDIYEAPWEDPLMLRSATTGIKELDKVTGGFQGGEVTILAARPSMGKTDVMLHFAKMSGWAGYLPLLFSLEMPEKLITSRLVASTGGFNRGKMRDPKRMLSEEQKNKWSDVMGDLTETHIQIFDGSVQTIAEMRAKTRKMMNQFPQKKPILFIDYLTLIHSGQFYGGNSHQQVTEISKSLKAMAKDFDCPVICLAQLNRSVESRANKRPMMSDIRESGSVEQDADVIMFLYREAYYDKEAENQALEIIVSKNRNGPVGTIAVNYNEHTGRIEDHKE; from the coding sequence ATGAGCATAGCAGAAAAAGCATTTTTAGGAAGCTTGATGAAGGCGGAATACTTGCTTAAGGATACGGTCATCCAGCCCGAACAGCTGGAAAGTACACGGCATAAAGATATCATGCGAAGAATGCTAGAGTTAACCCATGCCGGTAAGAATATTGATTTGATCACGTTTACCACTTTACCCGACCTTGATGCACTAGGTGGAATGTCTTACCTTTCTGAGCTGTTATCGTATGCGGATCTTGAGAAGTTTGACGGGATGGAGAAGCTCATTCTTGATCTGTGGAAGGAACGGGAAAAGAGAAATATTTTAACAATTGCCTCCATGAATGATTGGGAGATTGCTAAGGTAATGGGAGAATTGGATAATATTAACCAAGCAAGGATGGACGATCACACCTCCTTACAGCAGGCGTTATCAGATATTTATGAGGCACCATGGGAGGATCCACTAATGCTGAGAAGTGCAACAACCGGTATTAAAGAACTTGATAAAGTGACGGGAGGCTTTCAGGGCGGAGAAGTGACCATCTTAGCAGCTAGACCATCTATGGGAAAAACCGATGTCATGCTTCATTTTGCCAAAATGTCGGGTTGGGCGGGTTATTTACCACTACTATTCTCCCTGGAAATGCCTGAAAAGCTAATAACCTCCAGATTAGTTGCTTCGACAGGGGGATTTAACCGTGGAAAAATGCGAGATCCAAAAAGAATGCTAAGTGAAGAGCAAAAGAATAAATGGTCAGATGTAATGGGAGATCTAACTGAAACGCATATTCAAATTTTTGATGGGTCCGTACAAACGATTGCAGAAATGAGAGCGAAAACGAGAAAAATGATGAATCAATTTCCACAGAAGAAACCAATCCTTTTTATCGATTACCTAACATTGATCCATTCTGGTCAATTTTACGGTGGGAATTCCCATCAACAAGTAACGGAAATATCCAAATCTCTTAAAGCAATGGCGAAGGATTTTGATTGCCCCGTTATTTGTTTGGCGCAGCTGAATCGATCGGTTGAATCAAGGGCGAATAAACGGCCAATGATGTCTGATATTCGGGAATCGGGCAGTGTGGAACAGGATGCGGATGTCATAATGTTCCTATATCGTGAAGCGTATTATGACAAGGAAGCTGAGAATCAAGCCCTTGAAATCATTGTTTCGAAAAACCGCAATGGTCCTGTCGGAACAATCGCAGTGAATTACAACGAGCATACAGGAAGAATAGAAGACCACAAGGAATAG